tactcgttcctaatcctgtccaaccttgtcactcccaaagagaacctcaacatctccagctctgactcctgtctcttcctcagtgacactgtctctaaaccatacagcatggcggGCTcatctcaccactgtcctgtacaccttccccttgattcccgctgatatttttctatcacacggaactcctgacacctttctccacccattccaacctgcctgcactcgcttctttacctctttcccacactctccattactttggactgttgaccccaagtacttaaactcctgagTCCACATTAACAGTGctcttatttaaaaataactatATGTGGAAGCTCTAGCTCATGGAGGGTGAAAGGAGCAGAGGTGTGATAACTTATCTCCCTTCTGAACTTGTCCCTTTAAAACTTTGATCTCTGACGTCACCCAACATTCAGGAATAACCCCGCCTCTTCGCCGCTCAAACGAGCTCAACAGCCAATAGCAAGACAGAATTCCGGCGCGTGAGGCGACGTTGCTCTGATGCTCTTCCCATTATTAAGTGCTTGTCCCGGATAAAGCTGCAGAATTTACTTTTCTTTCACATCGACGGCGTCTTATGTTTCTGTAACAATGTTTCTCCGTACTTTAgaagttatttttttcttttattttgcctCACACATTCCTATTACTCTCTTCATTGATCTTCAAGTACTACTACCAGAACACGTGTatcctcagccagtaagtgtgtCCTGAAGCGTCGCTTCATTTCTGTTCTAGTCCAGGTCTGTAAATAAATCATCATTTGCATTGCAGTTTAAAGACGTCCTGCGTTGGTATGCATCTGAATTCAGAGACCCCATGGTGCTGGACCCACCTGTTTGGTTTAAATCTTTCATATTTTGTGAAGCACTTGTTCAGCTGCCTTTCTTTCCTATCGCAGCATACGCCTTTTTCAAAGGTCAGTGAATCATAAACCATGCCGATCTGCAGCTTTGATATGACACAAACCTGATTTCTGGTAATGCAGAATGCTATTTTTCCTGAACTCTGACTTGTCAAGAAGGTTAAAGACTACTTTATTTGCAGGAAACTGCAAATGGATCAGGACCCCTGCAATCATATACTCAGTGCACGTGGCCACCGCCTTAATCCCCATCCTAGGACACATCTTACTCTATAACTTCCCATTGGCACCTCTTCCAGGTCCGCAGACGTCCAAGGAGAGATGGACACTGGTGTCTGTTTATGCTCCATACCTCATCATCCCCCTCTTACTGCTTCTCACCATGCTTTTCAGCTCCACATATAATTCTGCCTCTACAAATCTCAAGGCTTCGTCCAAGAGCAAGAAGCTGAGATAAAGTCTGCGGATTTCAATAgattgtatttctttttttctgattttgtcAAAAACAAGGATTGTTTCGTAAAGATGCCTTTACAATATCCTGAAAATTACGTATTTTTGAAGATTGATCATTTGACCAGAATCATGTATCGTTGATTGATGAATGAAATCACTGTGACCATCACTGCTATCCACACCACAAAGCTGTGATTTGATAACGTAGACATATATGAGCAAAAATAGTTTTATTCAAATATACATCATGTTTACATCGAGTCATCGTGTCAACACGAACAGTACTTTGACAATAAGTATTGTGTAagaattttaataaatgtattgtaaacaaagtaaataaatgcacTGTTTGAGTACAAAATGTCCAGAACCTTTAAAATGTACCTCCTTTTGTGGTCCCATGAACTATCAAGGGTGttgaaaaattaaagaaaatcaaatcaaaGCTTTCAAATCACAAAAAGGATACAAAATATACAGATAAAACACTCAAGTCTTGGTCTTGTAATTAATTACAGTAACATGCAGATACTGTATTTATTACCTGGTAGCAAAAGAGGTATTAAAATAAAGTGTACAGAATACTTCtatataaatagtataaatATGTTCTGTTTTATATAAATACTAATGCCTTATCGTGGAACAGATATGTTACATTTGTAACCCCAGGAACTGGTCATGATATGGGTCATATGTTGAGGTTGTTAAAGCCACGTATTGAAACAAATCAAGTGAGAATCCTACTTCTTATTAGCGAAGTCATTGTCAAAGAGACGCATAGCATCATACTTTCTGTCCTCTTGACAAAATGCAGAAGAAAAGACGATCACTTCTGCAGCATAAACTGGTcaatgaattcattctgctcCGCTTCGACTTTGGAGAGAGCTTCATATTCGATTCTGTACCTGTCAAAACAGCAGAACAGAGAACTTAAAGAGGGCTGTTTTGTGTACGCGCAGACAAAAAAAAGGCCAAAAAACACGTGAGTAAACCTTTCCAGCTGCATCCTCTTCTCTGCAATTAGAGCCTGGAGTTGTTGCTGCTGAGCCTCTCGTTGTTTCGCAACTGATTTCAGCAGATTTCTAGCACCTATCGCCTGTCGAATCCCCACACGTCAAGTTCATATACAGTTCATAATCAACCTCAAcaatttgaattgaatatacataccttcattttttctttttctgcttccTTGGCTAATTCATCCACCATTTCGATAAGCCCACCCACTATCTTCTGAAACTGTCCAATTTCTGTTAGTAAACACAGAAACATGCTGGTAAAATATGGTGTTAACCATTAATGGGGAAATAAACTATTCTGCCAAAGCTACCCTACCCTTCTAGCCACCAGAAATCttcaataatttattttcagtcaCCGCTTTATATTTATCTGGGCTTAAGGCAGTAATAGACCCTGATGGGACGCCAACCCATCAGTGCACTCTATGAACACACATTCGTATATATTCCTTTACTCACGGGGCAATTCAGCACTGACAGTAActcaagctcaggattgaacatGGGACTCTGAGACCATACTGGCCCAATTACCTGATATTTAGAGATGTACTGAGTTTCATTCTGATAGACTTGTTAATGATTTTAGACATAAATGCTTGGGACGCTGACAACTTGCGTGAACGAACCACCTGATAGAGTGGGTTACTGACTGAATCATTTACTGAGTATCAGCTGATATCAGCTCCCATACCagtaacaaaaatggaaaaaggGGATGACCATAGCTATCACTGTCATGGCAAATTAATGTTTCTTAGTGACAGATCCAGCTCTTTACTGCCACAACAAATATAGTTTAAACTCGGATTGTGTTTTCAGATATATTTGCAAAACTCTTAAAAAGAAGAGTATACACTCTTGCAAGAGTTTCCACAAGAGTTTTTTTTTGAATGAGCCAATGGAGGAGACACATGCTTTGTATACGGACCTATTGTTACCCATGTTAAAGCATTAAGAcgtcctttcactggaactaagagtccaagcccaacccctgaattcaatgatttggtggggtgtcccaaaatttttggcaatatagcgta
The window above is part of the Hemibagrus wyckioides isolate EC202008001 linkage group LG17, SWU_Hwy_1.0, whole genome shotgun sequence genome. Proteins encoded here:
- the tmem97 gene encoding sigma intracellular receptor 2, which codes for MFLRTLEVIFFFYFASHIPITLFIDLQVLLPEHVYPQPFKDVLRWYASEFRDPMVLDPPVWFKSFIFCEALVQLPFFPIAAYAFFKGNCKWIRTPAIIYSVHVATALIPILGHILLYNFPLAPLPGPQTSKERWTLVSVYAPYLIIPLLLLLTMLFSSTYNSASTNLKASSKSKKLR
- the ift20 gene encoding intraflagellar transport protein 20 homolog, with translation MAKDPLAEAGLHFDELNKLRVLDPDVSQKTTELKEECKDFVDKIGQFQKIVGGLIEMVDELAKEAEKEKMKAIGARNLLKSVAKQREAQQQQLQALIAEKRMQLERYRIEYEALSKVEAEQNEFIDQFMLQK